The region TCAATTCCAGATAGCCTTTCTGATAGGCATCCAAAAATTCATTGACCTTATGCTGGAGGCACAGAGAACCGCACATCACCTGAGCATTAAAGTTAGGTGAACTCAGATACCTCATAACATCCCAGTATCGATCACTGGCCCAAATATCCTTGAATCGCTGTTCAACGATATTACCGATATGAAATTTTTTATAACGTTCATTGAACAGCATCCCACAAGGAGCAACCAATCCAGAACCAGACATTTGCAACATAAAGGGCGCACCATAGCAACGTTGATACTGTCTGGTACCATCTGCATCAATTTTGGACCACTTCACTTTTACAAGATACTCTTCATCCGATAATGACTCAGCCTCTTTCAAAAGTTCGTAAATGGCACGATACCCTTTATAATCCACGCCCAAATCACCTTCCTCATTATCACTACAATGTTTGATGACCAGATAATCAGGACGCAGCTCTTTGCCTAGTCGCGCCAATGGAAGGATTTGATCCTGATATTCCGGCATCAATACCATCTGTAACCCTATCGTTACATCGAGATTGTTTTTCTTTTTGATGTCTACCATGTCTTTGATATTCTGAACAACCCGGTGGAACCATTGTTCTTTAACACCCATGATTTCAGCATACCGTGCAGGTTCACCTGCGGAAATGTTAATCCGCAGATAGGTCATATGCGGTAGAATTTCTTCCAGTTTTCTACGATTAAAAATAAATCCATTGGTGCCACAGGCCATTGAAAGTCCAACTTCACTCCCTTTCACTACGGTGTCTACAAAAACAGGGGAAATAGTACTTTCCCCATCAGACACGAGGCTGATCCCTTTGACTCCAATTTCCGCAGCATCCTCCAGAAAATGATAGATTGATTTTTGATCAATCACCTGTCGATCATTTTCCTGAAGAATAGCATAACAGTAGTGACAGCCATAATTGCAGGCACGTGTTAGCGCCATATCAATGGTAATGGGAGCAAAGCGCTCTCCACGCTCCCAAGCTCGGACTCGATCCAGATGCCAACCAATCTTTGTTCCATCCAGAATCAATTTTTCTACATGATCAACCATTCCACTCATAAATTACTCCTTGTCAAATTGCGCTCGTATAAATCAAATTTCTCGACGAATGATATTTTTATCTTTCAACTCTTCCATGTATAAACGTAATTGTCCATCAATTCCATCTTTCATCCCCCGCTCAATTTGAGTCAGCAATATGGCCTTTTCGAGGCTAAGAAGTTCTTTTACAAAATGCACGGTGATCTTGGTATCCTGAACAGAAATCAGTTCAACATCCACTGGTTGAAGAGACAAACCCGGGCACAATGCGGATAATACGCTTTCTGCTTTTGCAAATTTTTCCTGATCAGATAATTGAGTCCATTGATCGGAAGGTTTTCGGATGAAAAAATTCTGCTGTATTTGATACCCTGTTTTACCACGATAGGTGGGTAAAATTTCACGAGTAAGTGCTAATGGTAAGTGGAATACTGGATCTGCGTTTCTAGGAGAAATGATCCCCTGTACGTGATGTTTTTGCTGTGGATCTCTCAGCGAATATTCCAGATAAATCAGCGCATGTTCGCTCGCCTCTTGCACTGGTGTTCCAACCAGCCATTGGCAAAGTTTATTCAACACCCCTTTTTGCGTTGGCGATTGACTGCCTGTATATAACGCCTGCTGAATCACATGAGATTCAGCATCTACGAGGACTGAAAGAGACACTCCAGAGGTTTGGCTAGTCAGCAGGATTTGGCCTGGCACAGGTTCCAGTTTACCTTCCAGACTTTTCTGCTGATATGCGTCCCTGATTCGTTTCCGATAGATAGCATGAACATCCTGAAACATAGCCCAATCCTGTAATCCCCTCACGCTCATCAGAATTCCTCCTGATTCCTGATGAACCGTCACATCACAAACACCATTCAACATTTCATGAATATTTTCAAAATGAAGTTTATTCCAGATTGTCTCTGAAATAAATAGATCCAGTTGTTCACATTGTCCGGCCTGTGCCGCTTCAATAAGATTCACAATACTTTTTTCAGGGTTTTCATCCGCCACCCACATTTCTAAAAACTCACCGCCTGTATTGAAGCTCCTCAGCAGAAGATTCAGGTTTTGCCAATAGGCCTTGACTAGTTCCTCGTAATCTAACCGGATAATTTCTTTAGACATGATTCCTCACCAAACAAATTTTATACTTTAGAGATCATTGAATTTGAAGCAAAACATTTCAACTGCACTCTCATCGACTTTACTTGAAAGATAATGCGAGGTGGTTTTCATTTCAATGCTTCATGCAATGAAACAAGACTTCAGGATTCTGGAGGTATTAAAAAGGCCCTGTAAAACTCCTGTCAGGAATATCAGAGGGGATTTCAGAAATTTCTATTTTAAACTGATCCATTGGTTTGTGGAGCATTTCAGCCACCATTTTAACCACATCCGCTGAACGGGGATAACAGTATTGAGCCAATGAACGGCTACTCGGAATTGGGACATCAGCCACCCCCATACGTCGTGGAGGTGATTTTAGACAATCCCATATTTGCTCAGACACCATCGCGATGATTTCAGCGCTGACACCATAGTGAATCCAACCATGATCAACGACCAGAAGGTTCCCTGTTTTTTTCACAGAGTCCAACACCGTTGTATGATCCAAGGGGCGTAGTGTTCTCAAATCAATCACTTCAGCATCAATTCCTCCGGACGCTAAAATGTCAGCAGCACGTAAAGATTCAAGCACCATATAGGAATGAGTGACTATCGTCAAGTCTCGACCTTCCCGCGCGATTCTGGCCTTACCAATGGGGACCTTGTAATATTCCTGGGGAACATCCCCATAAATGTTATGCAGCCAACGATTTTCCAAAAAGATGACCGGATTATTATCTTCAATACTTGAAATCATTAAACCTTTGGCATCATAGGGATTTGCGGGCATCACCACTTTCAAACCGGGAATATGAGCAAACCATGATTCCAGACTTTGAGCGTGCTGGGGTCCTTGCCCCCAGCCACGACCTACAATCATGCGAATCACCAAGGGAACATGCATCTGCCCATCGTTCATGTAATACCATTTAGCGGCTTGATTCACAATCTGCTCCAGGGCCAGTAACGCAAAATCAACCCGTTGATGAGTCATGATGGGTCTCATCCCCATCAATGCTGTGCCTATCGCCACGCCGGTCATGCCATTTTCCGCAGTTGGCATATCCAACACACGGTTCTTTCCATATTTTTTCAACAAACCGGCAGTTGTTCCAAAAATGCCTTTAGGATCAGGAACTCCCAGTCCCATAAGATATACGGATGAGTCACGTTCCATACATTGATCAGTCGCTTCACGAAGCGCTTCAAAATATTTTAATTCTCTCACAAATTTCTCCTGCTATTCAGTTGGTAAGGATTCATCATACACGTGTGTCCACAACATTTCCGGCGGTGGAAGAGGACTCGTCTTTGCGGAATGGAAGGCCTCGTTGATTTCCTCTGTAATTTGGTTCACCATTGGCACCATATCATGCTCGTTTAATAAACCTTCTGATCTGAGCTTGTTTTCATGCAGTTTCACCGGGCAACGCTCACGCCAGTTCTGCAATTCATTTTCTTTTCGATATCCCAATTCATCATCCCAAAACGGACCACAATGTTCCAACCATCGAAAAGTTTTGAACTCCAGAAACATTGGGCCTTTTCCCTGTCGGATTTTTTCCACGGCATGGGCTGTCATCGAATAAACTTCTTCCACATCATTCCCATCGCCCTGGTGGCTCTCAATACCGTGGGCCCTCGCAATTTCAAAAATTTCCCTTCCCGCAGGTTGCCTTACTTCCAGAGGTGAATACACGGAATAAAAATTATTTTCGCACAGAAACAAAACCGGCAGTTTTTTCAAAGCCGCAAAATTGAGGCTTTCATGAAACACACCTTCTTCAATCGAACCATCTCCAAAGAATACCACTACCAGATGCGGTAATTGTTTCATGACCATTCCCCAAGCGGCACCAACTCCAATGGGAATGGTACTTCCCACAATCGGTACAGCCGCCAGCAATCCCGCATTCAGATCAATCAGATGCATGGAACCGCCTTTTCCATGTGCGCATCCGCTCACTTTGCCATAAAGTTCTCCGAGCATCCGTTTAAGGTCGCCTCCTTTTGCCAGATAATGCGCGTGAGACCGATGAGCGCTCACCACTTGATCTTCCACTTTCAGATTAGCGCAGACTCCTGCCGCAACCGCTTCCTGTCCAATACACAAATGCACCGGACAGCGCATTTCCTGTTCAGGATATACTTCCGCAATTTTTTGCTCAATCATCCGAATTCGGAGCATTTCAAAATATAATTTTTTCCTGATTTCTGGTGTCATTATATACTCCTGTTAATTTTGTCAGTAAAGGATCACTGTATTGTTTGATTTTTTGAGTTCCCAAATAGAACACAATCATCCCCCATCCTAAAGGGATTAATACTAATTGCGAATAAAACAACCATGGGTATGCACTTCTGAAGCGGAACGTAATGACATGTTCTCCCTCAGGGATCAATATTTTTTGCAACTTGAAAGCAGTTTTATTAATTTCGACGTCCGTTCCATCGATATAAAAGGCCCTTCCTGGATGATAATTGACATCAGGCCACATGTGGTTCCTGATAACATTTCCATCAAGTCAGATTGACGACTCCACTTTTTCTCCTCGAGTTAACATAAATGACAATGACTACCCCCATCCAGAAAATGATATTTTCAACTATTAACAAGTATTTAACCCTGGGTTTAAAAACAAATTCAACGGAATGATCGCCCGTGGGAACACGAAGTCCTTTGAAACCATAATTCGCAACCAACACCTCTGTTTCTTGATCATCAATATAAGCTTTCCAACCAGGATGATAACTATCAGACCAGACCAGTAGTTGTTGACAAGACGTATGAGTATTCATTGATAAACTATTAACCTGAAACTCCTTAATCTGGATGAGAGCATTCGTCATGCAATTTTTATCGACCATTGTTTCACCTAATTCAGAAAGTTTCTCCGTAGAACTTACAACATCCAGTTCTTCAGAATTTCCCGTCGTTTTTAACGCATCATCATGGTTGACTATTTTATAGTGGGGAGAAAATCTGATCATCGGTTTAGAGACCCCAAAAACACGGTCCTTTTGTTGAGGATTCAAGGTTTGAATTAAATCATACTGTTTTTTCATCAACATAAAATTAGGTTCAGGATCATAGACGAATTCTTTTTCTAATAGAGGGAATCCATTTCCCCATTGCTCGAAGGATTGTTTGAGCCGTTTAGTTCGGAACTCAGGAAAAATGATCGGTTGCCCCCATTCGATTTCCCTATATTTTTGTAGTTCTGTAGAGAGATCTGATTGTTGGTTCAAAGCCATCCCCCTTTGATAATGAATATTAAATGCTATAATAAATATACACAGAATCACTCCAAATCTCTGAAAATTGATAATGAACCGTCGGAGTATAATTAGAAGAGTGAGGATCAATAAAATAATATAGGTAGAATTAATCGAGTTCCATGGAGTACAGAATAAAAGAATGGCAAATAATCCATAACCGATGCTATGTACCAAGGGCCATGTTCCTGAAAAAAAACAGCGAATTCCATAACCTGAAAGAACTAACACAAAAATTACGACAAAATCATAATACACTCCGGTATAGAGTGCTTTTTGAAAAACGGGAAACAGTTCTCGATAAAAGATAATCAAAAACCAGGAGCGTTCACCTAGAAAAACAGAAGCGATGGTGATTAATCCGATTAAAACTGGAAATAAACGACTCCATCTTTGCACCTGAAAAAGTGATATGATACCAAAATAAATTAATAATAATTGAGTACCAATCCTGCCTTGTTGAAACTGCAAAAAGTTGCTGTATTTATTGAAACTTTGCCCGCCTTGCGAGTTAACCAAATCCATCCAACCAAGTTGCTCTATGTTTCTGGAAATTCGGATCATGGAAGCAAACTCCGTTAAAAACACCTCCAAAAATGGAGTGATA is a window of SAR324 cluster bacterium DNA encoding:
- a CDS encoding radical SAM protein, coding for MSGMVDHVEKLILDGTKIGWHLDRVRAWERGERFAPITIDMALTRACNYGCHYCYAILQENDRQVIDQKSIYHFLEDAAEIGVKGISLVSDGESTISPVFVDTVVKGSEVGLSMACGTNGFIFNRRKLEEILPHMTYLRINISAGEPARYAEIMGVKEQWFHRVVQNIKDMVDIKKKNNLDVTIGLQMVLMPEYQDQILPLARLGKELRPDYLVIKHCSDNEEGDLGVDYKGYRAIYELLKEAESLSDEEYLVKVKWSKIDADGTRQYQRCYGAPFMLQMSGSGLVAPCGMLFNERYKKFHIGNIVEQRFKDIWASDRYWDVMRYLSSPNFNAQVMCGSLCLQHKVNEFLDAYQKGYLELTDPTGSPPQHLNFI
- a CDS encoding alpha-ketoacid dehydrogenase subunit beta encodes the protein MRELKYFEALREATDQCMERDSSVYLMGLGVPDPKGIFGTTAGLLKKYGKNRVLDMPTAENGMTGVAIGTALMGMRPIMTHQRVDFALLALEQIVNQAAKWYYMNDGQMHVPLVIRMIVGRGWGQGPQHAQSLESWFAHIPGLKVVMPANPYDAKGLMISSIEDNNPVIFLENRWLHNIYGDVPQEYYKVPIGKARIAREGRDLTIVTHSYMVLESLRAADILASGGIDAEVIDLRTLRPLDHTTVLDSVKKTGNLLVVDHGWIHYGVSAEIIAMVSEQIWDCLKSPPRRMGVADVPIPSSRSLAQYCYPRSADVVKMVAEMLHKPMDQFKIEISEIPSDIPDRSFTGPF
- a CDS encoding thiamine pyrophosphate-dependent dehydrogenase E1 component subunit alpha → MTPEIRKKLYFEMLRIRMIEQKIAEVYPEQEMRCPVHLCIGQEAVAAGVCANLKVEDQVVSAHRSHAHYLAKGGDLKRMLGELYGKVSGCAHGKGGSMHLIDLNAGLLAAVPIVGSTIPIGVGAAWGMVMKQLPHLVVVFFGDGSIEEGVFHESLNFAALKKLPVLFLCENNFYSVYSPLEVRQPAGREIFEIARAHGIESHQGDGNDVEEVYSMTAHAVEKIRQGKGPMFLEFKTFRWLEHCGPFWDDELGYRKENELQNWRERCPVKLHENKLRSEGLLNEHDMVPMVNQITEEINEAFHSAKTSPLPPPEMLWTHVYDESLPTE
- a CDS encoding YfhO family protein, with protein sequence MKLSRIIGFKNSISSNIDQVIGWLSRGDLKLFIVFLLFLIISYPSEVFFVTKEPAEDFIRYFFSIDQLTHLHIPLWNPFVGNGQPFYYYLLLNSFPSPLDWMWVLIVKILKLTENISLLDSGFQFKYVFGTLFSLAIYKIGRLLVICDSVQVPHKLDFIAPFTVGLLTVQFIWELRFGGGDYVFCVILIPSLFMIYYSWKFYWLNTSYYIFLKFCLSSILLLHYSGCYSVPLGFAMITIWFFQLILPNSASFFPKLRNRVLNLGNKNIVRILIIAFFTLVSITPFLEVFLTEFASMIRISRNIEQLGWMDLVNSQGGQSFNKYSNFLQFQQGRIGTQLLLIYFGIISLFQVQRWSRLFPVLIGLITIASVFLGERSWFLIIFYRELFPVFQKALYTGVYYDFVVIFVLVLSGYGIRCFFSGTWPLVHSIGYGLFAILLFCTPWNSINSTYIILLILTLLIILRRFIINFQRFGVILCIFIIAFNIHYQRGMALNQQSDLSTELQKYREIEWGQPIIFPEFRTKRLKQSFEQWGNGFPLLEKEFVYDPEPNFMLMKKQYDLIQTLNPQQKDRVFGVSKPMIRFSPHYKIVNHDDALKTTGNSEELDVVSSTEKLSELGETMVDKNCMTNALIQIKEFQVNSLSMNTHTSCQQLLVWSDSYHPGWKAYIDDQETEVLVANYGFKGLRVPTGDHSVEFVFKPRVKYLLIVENIIFWMGVVIVIYVNSRRKSGVVNLT